Below is a genomic region from Candidatus Tanganyikabacteria bacterium.
GTCGACCGCGGCGTTGTAAGTCGCGATCGCCTTCGCAACCGAATCCTCGACGCGCGGATCCGTGAGGGCCTCGCCGGCCGGGATGTCCAGGCGCCCGCAAACCTCGGCGATGAGCGACGCGGCCGGCACGACCAGCACCAGCCACGGCCGGCCGGGCAGCGCCAGGACCTGGCCGATGGCGGGCTGATCGCGCAGCGCCGCCTCGACGTCCGGGGCCGTGACGCGGACCAGTAGCCCGCGCTCGGCTTCGTACGACCCCAGCAGTCTCAGCCTGCCGTCCACCATCTCGCCTCGATCGCCGCTCCGCAGCCAGCCGCCCAGCAAGCGCCGGTCGGTGAGGCCCGGCTCCTTGAGGTAGCCCGCCCACCTGGCGGCCCCGCGCACGAGCACGTGGCCGTCGTCGGCGATCTGCACCTCGACGCCGTCGAGTGCCACACCGTCCACCGCGACCGGCCCGCCGGCCTCGACCACCGCGTAGAGCGTCTTGACGGGCGCACCGAGCGCGCCCAGCAGGTCGCAGGCGAGTCGCGCCGGCGCCTCGCCCGAGGCGACCACCAGCCGCAGTTCGCCGCCAAGCACCTCCCGGGCCTCGGCAATGCCGAGCCGCCGGGCCAGGCGCCCCCGCCAGCTGGCCGCTCCGCCCGCCACCGTGCGCCGGAACTCCCGGACGGCGGTTCCCAGCGCCCAGGCCCGCGCCCGCCGCTGCAATGCCCCGCCCGCTGCTCCCAGGCGCGCCAGGTCGCCGGCGATGCGCTCGGCCAGGAAGTACGGTGCCACCAGGACGGTCGGCCGGGTCTGGCCGAAGGCCTCCGGACCGCCGCCCACCAGG
It encodes:
- a CDS encoding AMP-binding protein gives rise to the protein LVGGGPEAFGQTRPTVLVAPYFLAERIAGDLARLGAAGGALQRRARAWALGTAVREFRRTVAGGAASWRGRLARRLGIAEAREVLGGELRLVVASGEAPARLACDLLGALGAPVKTLYAVVEAGGPVAVDGVALDGVEVQIADDGHVLVRGAARWAGYLKEPGLTDRRLLGGWLRSGDRGEMVDGRLRLLGSYEAERGLLVRVTAPDVEAALRDQPAIGQVLALPGRPWLVLVVPAASLIAEVCGRLDIPAGEALTDPRVEDSVAKAIATYNAAVDFEARASDYAIVPQLAHDPLGRLDRAGAQAACAAAIEAAVAAGDPFPSA